TTTCAAAGTTTAGATATCCAGTAATAAACGCGCTGGATCTTCTAACAGGTCTTTCATTGTGACTAAGAATGTCACGGCTTCTTTACCATCGATTAAGCGGTGGTCATAAGACAGCGCTAAATACATCATTGGTAAAATAACCACTTCACCGTCTACCGCCATTGGGCGCTCTTGGATCTTGTGCATGCCTAAGATCGCAGTCTGCGGTGGGTTAACAATCGGCGTTGACAGTAGCGAACCAAACACACCACCGTTAGAAATGGTGAATGTACCCCCCGTCATTTCTTCGATAGTCAGCTTGCCATCACGGGCTTTTAAGCCGTACTCGCGGATGGTGCTTTCAATTTCAGCAAGGCTCATAAACTCGGCATTACGTAATACCGGAACCACTAAACCGCGATCGCTTGATACCGCAACCCCAATATCTTGGTAACCGTGGTAAACGATGTCTTTACCATCGATCGAGGCGTTAACTCCAGGCTGACGCTTGAGTGCTTCGGTTGCCGCCTTAACAAAGAACGACATAAAGCCTAAACGCGTACCATTATGGGTTTTCTCAAACAGATCTTTGTACTTATTACGCAGATCCATAATTGGCTTCATGTTCACCTCGTTAAAGGTGGTTAACATCGCCATGCTTGATTGTGCCTCAACTAAACGCTCCGCAACTTTCGCCCGCAGACGCGTCATAGGTACACGTTTTTCAACGCGATCACCTTGTGCCACCATCGCTGCTGGTACGCTAGTCGCCGCTGCTGGTGCTGCCGCTGGCTTCGCCGCTGCGGCACTCACTGCGTCTTCTTTGGTTACTCGACCATCTTTGCCCGTACCAGCAATAGAAGCTGGATCTAACGCATTTTCTGCAGCAATTTTACGTGCTGCTGGCGACAAAATGGCTTCTTGGCTAGCCGCTGGCGCTGCCGTTTCAGCCGGTGCGCTTGCTGCAGCAGCAGGAGCTGCCGCCGTAGCGTTTTCGTCTAATACACCGAGCTTTTCATTGCTTAATACGGTGTCGCCTTCGTTTTTAACAATTTCAACTAAAACGCCATCCGCTTCAGCTAAAACTTCCATCACTACTTTGTCAGTTTCAATATCAACAATCAGTTCGTCACGCTTAACAGCATCACCGGGTTGTTTGTGCCAAGTTGCTACCGTGCCATCGGCTACCGACTCTGGAAATGCGGGGGCTTTAATTTCAATCGCCATAATCAAATTCCTACTCAATTCAAATACGTAAAAGCGGCTGTCCTGTGACAGCCACTTACGTTAAATAGTTACGTTAAATGCTGCTTCTAATAGGGCTTGCTGCTCTTCAGCATGCTGTGATGGGTAACCACAAGCTGGCGAAGCAGAAGCATCACGACCGGCATAGGCCAGATCCAATCCTTGGCCATAGGCACGGGCTACATTACGCATGTGATGTTGGCTGCAATACCAAGCACCTTGGTTCATCGGCTCTTCTTGACACCACACAAACTGTTTTAAGTTCGGGTATTTATTCATTTCTTGCAGCAAATCATCCTCAGGGAATGGGTAAAGCTGCTCAATACGAATAATA
The sequence above is a segment of the Thiopseudomonas alkaliphila genome. Coding sequences within it:
- the odhB gene encoding 2-oxoglutarate dehydrogenase complex dihydrolipoyllysine-residue succinyltransferase, giving the protein MAIEIKAPAFPESVADGTVATWHKQPGDAVKRDELIVDIETDKVVMEVLAEADGVLVEIVKNEGDTVLSNEKLGVLDENATAAAPAAAASAPAETAAPAASQEAILSPAARKIAAENALDPASIAGTGKDGRVTKEDAVSAAAAKPAAAPAAATSVPAAMVAQGDRVEKRVPMTRLRAKVAERLVEAQSSMAMLTTFNEVNMKPIMDLRNKYKDLFEKTHNGTRLGFMSFFVKAATEALKRQPGVNASIDGKDIVYHGYQDIGVAVSSDRGLVVPVLRNAEFMSLAEIESTIREYGLKARDGKLTIEEMTGGTFTISNGGVFGSLLSTPIVNPPQTAILGMHKIQERPMAVDGEVVILPMMYLALSYDHRLIDGKEAVTFLVTMKDLLEDPARLLLDI